CCGGCCATCAGTCGGATGGTGTGCGCGAACGAGGAGGGCCCCGCGCCCAACTGCACCAGCGCCGAGAGAACATCGTGGTCCAGCGACCGCGGATACACCTGCCCGACGCTGGTGAAAACGTCTGTGAATCCGAGGAATTGGGCGACCCGGCGTTCCAGTTCGGCCAGCCGATCGGTGTCCCCGTCGAACAGGTCGAGCATGTCCTGGGCGGTGCCCATCGGCCCCTTGATCCCGCGCAGCGGGTACCGGTCGATGAGCTCGCGTAGCCGGTGCAACGCCACCAGCGTCTCCTCGGCCGCCGAGGCGAACCGCTTGCCCAGCGTGGTGGCCTGCGCCGCGACGTTGTGCGAACGCCCCGCCATCACCAGCTCGCGGTACAGCGCCGCCCGCTCGGCCAGCCGCGCGACGACGGCCACCCCGTGGGAGAACACCAGCTCAAGCGACTGCCGGATCTGCAGCTGCTCGACGTTCTCGGTCAGGTCGCGGCTCGTCATGCCCTTGTGCACATGCTCGTGGCCGGCCAGCGCGTTGAACTCCTCGATGCGCGCCTTCACGTCGTGCCGGGTGACGCGTTCGCGCGCGGCGATGGAGGCCAGATCCACCTGCTCCAGTACGCGCTCGTAGTCGGCCACCACGCCGTCGGGTACCGCCACCCCGAGCTCGGCCTGCGCACGCAGGACGGCCAGCCACAATCGGCGTTCGGCGACGATCTTGGCTTCGGGTGACCAGATGGCCACCATGTCATCGCTTGCGTAGCGGCTGGCCAGGACATTCGGGATGCTCACGAACACACAGCTTACGAGTCAGTCGAACGGCGCGAGAACGTCGATCACATCCATCAGGGTCGCGCGGGCGGTCTCACGCGGCGTATCGCCGTCGTCGACGAGCGCGGCGACCACCGCACCGTCGACGGCGCGGACCAGCGCGGTGAGCAGTTCGGTGTGCACCGTCCGTCCTGAGCGCTCGACCACCTCGACGACGGCATCGGTGCGTTCGCGCAGGATCCGGCGCTGGATACTGCGCAATTCCGGTTGCCGCGCGCACGCGATATAGCGCTCGTAGCGGGAGATCAGTTCGGGGACCCGGGACCCCGGGTCGTCACCGACCAGAAGGTCGACCAGCAGGTCGGCGGTGGACTCCGCGCCGCGGCGCCGCCGGGACAGCGTCGCGACCTGTGTCTTGAGATGTTCGGCCTCGCGGGTTCCGACGTGTTCGACGGCTTTGGCGATGAGGTCGTCCAGGGAGGAGAAGTAATACGTCGTCGACGCCAGCGGCAGACCGGCCCGACGCGCCACCGCACGGTGGCGCACCGCGTCGAACCCGCCCTCGCACAGCAGATCGGCAGCGGCGCTGACGAGAGCGCCCCGCCGCCGCTCACCCTTGGGGGTCACTGCCGCCGTCACGCCTTGCATGCTGCCAGCAAATGGCCTGCTGTATGGGGGTTTTGCGGCAATCGCCAAGGCACTGCACAAGAATGTCACCGGGCCGATGGCATGATGGCCCGCATGCCAGACGTCACTCGCCGGACTGTTCTACGGCTGGGCGTCGGCGCCGCCGTCGGAGCGGCGGGCGCCTACGCACTGGGCTCGCTGCCCTCCGCCCCGCAGGCCATCACTCCGCCGGTGGCGATGACGAGCGTGGGCGCGCCGCTCGCGCCACCTCCCCCGACCGCACCGGCCCCGACCTACGTCACCGGATCATTCGTCTCGGCGGCCCGCGGTGGGATCACCACCAACTGGGCCATCGCCCGCCCGCCCGGCCAGACGGCGCCGCTGCGTGCGGTGATCGCGCTCCACGGGAAGGGCAGTGACGCGGCGACGGTAATGGCCGGCGGTGTCGAGGACGGCCTGGCGCAGGCCGTGGCCACCGGAATCCCGCCGTTCGCGGTGGTCGCGGTCGATGGCGGCGGCGGGTACTGGCACAAGCGTGCCGACGGTGACGACGCCGGCGCGATGGTCCTCGACGAGTTGATCCCGATGCTGGCCGACCAGGGCCTGGACACCTCACGGGTGGGTTTCCTGGGCTGGTCGATGGGTGGGTACGGCGCACTGCTGCTGGGCGCGCGGCTGGGGCCGGCCCGCACCGCGGCGATCTGCGCGGTCAGCCCGGCACTGTGGACGTCCTCGGGGGCCACCGCACCGGGCGCATTCGACGGCGCCGACGACTACGCGGCCAACAGCGTGTGGGGCCTGCCCGCGCTGGGGTCCATCCCGATCCGCATCGACATCGGCAACAGCGATCCGTTCGCCTCGGCGACCCGGCAGTTCATCGCCCAGCTGCCGACACCGCCGTCGGGCGGCTTCTCCCCAGGCGGCCATGACGCCGGGTTCTGGAGCTCGCAACTGCCGGCCGAGGCGGCCTGGATGGGCCCCCTGCTGGTCGCGTAATACCCCCCCCGGGGTCAGCCGAGAAGCGAGATCCGGCCCAGCGCCGCGGCCAATCCGATGTCGGTACGGAAATGACTGCCCGGCAGGCGGATTGAGTCGATCCGCCGGTAAGCATCGGCGCGCGCAGCGGAAAGGTCGGCGCCGGTACCCACCACGGACAGCACCCGCCCGCCGGAGGAGACGATGGCACCGTCGTCCCGCCGGGTGGTGCCGGCGTGCAGGACACCGTCGGCTTCCGAACCGGTGATCACGTCACCGACGCGCGGCCGGCCCGGATAGTTCTCCGCAGCGATCACCACGGTGACGGCCGAACCGTCCCGCCACTGCAGCGGCGGATGGTCCACCAGCGTCCCCGTGGCGGCGGCGTGCAGCAGCGTCCCCAGCGGTGATTCCAGCAGGGCGAGCACGGCCTGGGTCTCGGGATCGCCGAAGCGGCAGTTGAACTCGACCACGGCGGGCCCGTTCGAGGTGATGGCCAGGCCCGCGTACAGCAGGCCGGAGAATGAGCTCCCGCGCGAAACAAGCTCGGCAGCAACGGGTTTGACAACATCGTCGACAATCTGCGCAAGAACCTCGTCGGGCAGCCACGGCAGCGGGGTGTAGGCACCCATCCCACCGGTGTTGGGGCCGGTGTCGTTGTCACCGACGCGCTTGAAGTCCTGGGCCGGCAACAGCGGCACCACCGTCTCGCCGTCGACGACACAGAACAGCGACACCTCGGGGCCGTCCAGGAACGACTCCAGCAGCACCGGGTGCCCGGAGTCGAGCAGTGCCGCCGCGTGCGCACGAGCGGCCTCACGGTCGGCGCTGACCACCACGCCCTTGCCCGCGGCCAGGCCGTCATCCTTGACCACCCAGGCCCGCTGACCGGCGGGTGGCCCGAAGCGGTCCAGGGCCGCGTCCAGGCGGGCGGGGTTGTCGACGATCTCGCTGGTGGCCGTCCGCACTCCGGCGACCGTCATCACGTCCTTGGCGAACGCCTTGGATCCTTCGATCCGGGCGGCGTCCTTGGACGGGCCGAACGTGGCGATACCGGCCTTGCGCAGGGCGTCGGCGACCCCCAGCACCAGGGGCACCTCCGGGCCGATGACCACCAGGTCGGCGTCCAGACGCCGCGCCAGGGCGACGACCGACTCGCCGGACGTCGCATCGA
This genomic stretch from Mycolicibacterium fluoranthenivorans harbors:
- a CDS encoding TetR/AcrR family transcriptional regulator, translating into MQGVTAAVTPKGERRRGALVSAAADLLCEGGFDAVRHRAVARRAGLPLASTTYYFSSLDDLIAKAVEHVGTREAEHLKTQVATLSRRRRGAESTADLLVDLLVGDDPGSRVPELISRYERYIACARQPELRSIQRRILRERTDAVVEVVERSGRTVHTELLTALVRAVDGAVVAALVDDGDTPRETARATLMDVIDVLAPFD
- the purB gene encoding adenylosuccinate lyase, whose translation is MSIPNVLASRYASDDMVAIWSPEAKIVAERRLWLAVLRAQAELGVAVPDGVVADYERVLEQVDLASIAARERVTRHDVKARIEEFNALAGHEHVHKGMTSRDLTENVEQLQIRQSLELVFSHGVAVVARLAERAALYRELVMAGRSHNVAAQATTLGKRFASAAEETLVALHRLRELIDRYPLRGIKGPMGTAQDMLDLFDGDTDRLAELERRVAQFLGFTDVFTSVGQVYPRSLDHDVLSALVQLGAGPSSFAHTIRLMAGHELVTEGFAPGQVGSSAMPHKMNTRSCERVNGLQVVLRGYASMAAELAGAQWNEGDVFCSVVRRVALPDAFFAIDGQTETFLTVLDEFGAYPAVIQRELDRYLPFLATTRILIAAVRAGVGRESAHEVIKEHAVAVALAMREKGAEPDLLDRLAADPRLPLDRVALDAALADRAAFSGAASAQVDAVVSAVDELVSRYPEAAKYTSGAIL
- the purD gene encoding phosphoribosylamine--glycine ligase, with the protein product MRVLVIGSGAREHALLLALSRDPGVDYLAVAPGNAGTAAVAEQYDVDATSGESVVALARRLDADLVVIGPEVPLVLGVADALRKAGIATFGPSKDAARIEGSKAFAKDVMTVAGVRTATSEIVDNPARLDAALDRFGPPAGQRAWVVKDDGLAAGKGVVVSADREAARAHAAALLDSGHPVLLESFLDGPEVSLFCVVDGETVVPLLPAQDFKRVGDNDTGPNTGGMGAYTPLPWLPDEVLAQIVDDVVKPVAAELVSRGSSFSGLLYAGLAITSNGPAVVEFNCRFGDPETQAVLALLESPLGTLLHAAATGTLVDHPPLQWRDGSAVTVVIAAENYPGRPRVGDVITGSEADGVLHAGTTRRDDGAIVSSGGRVLSVVGTGADLSAARADAYRRIDSIRLPGSHFRTDIGLAAALGRISLLG
- a CDS encoding alpha/beta hydrolase → MMARMPDVTRRTVLRLGVGAAVGAAGAYALGSLPSAPQAITPPVAMTSVGAPLAPPPPTAPAPTYVTGSFVSAARGGITTNWAIARPPGQTAPLRAVIALHGKGSDAATVMAGGVEDGLAQAVATGIPPFAVVAVDGGGGYWHKRADGDDAGAMVLDELIPMLADQGLDTSRVGFLGWSMGGYGALLLGARLGPARTAAICAVSPALWTSSGATAPGAFDGADDYAANSVWGLPALGSIPIRIDIGNSDPFASATRQFIAQLPTPPSGGFSPGGHDAGFWSSQLPAEAAWMGPLLVA